CAGCAggaactatgtccaagggcttgacgattgcctaggatgtggtggggtttgacagtgggccctgttaaacctctataaaaaaactgcatgtatccgcaagtaggccccaccaaagcgaccgtgtgccgctcaaagcgcgcaagcccaagtcctggtgtaaggggggacgctaaacagccctgacacgacggccctccgacgagacaggaggtttgcgcaggcccaataagccgcctggaaaatcaatcattacgaacaatttaagagataatgcgactcgatataatcggcaaagacctaggcgacgaatacaggatcacgattggaagcttgaaacatggaactgcaagtcgctaggtttcgcaggttgcgacaggatgatctacgaagaattcgcaacttcgacgtcgtggcccTACAGGAGATttactggacaggacagaaagtgtggaaaagcgggcatcgagcggctactttctaccaaagctgtggcaccaccaacgagctgggaaccggcttcatagtgcggggtaagatgcgccaacgcgtgattggatggcagccaatcaacgcaaggatgtgcaagctgaggattaaaggccgtttcttcaactatagcatcatcaacgtgcactgcccacacgaagggagacccgacgacgagaaagaagcgttctacgcaaagctggagcagacatacgatggatgcccactgcgggacgttaaaatcgtcatcggtgacatgaacgcacaggtaggaagggaggaaatgtatagaccggtcagtctgcaccgtatcgaatgacaacggccaacgatgcataaacttcgcagcctcccgcggaatggtagtccgaagcaccttctttccccgcaaaaatatccacaaggccacatggagatcacccaaccaagaaacggaaaaccaaatcgatcacgttctaatcgacggtaaattcttctccgacatcacgaatgtccgcacttaccgcagtgcgaatattgaatccgaccactacctcgttgcagtatgcctgcgctcaaaactctcgacggtgtacaacacgcgtcgaagtcggacgccgcggcttaacattgggcggctacaagacggtagactagcccaagaatacgcgcagcagctggaagtggcactcctaacggaagagcagctaggcgcagcgtctcttgaagatggctggagagatattcgatccgccattggtagcactgcaaccgctgcattaggcacggtgcccccggatcagagaaacgattggtatgacggcgaatgtgaacaGTTAGTAGAAGTGAAGAAtgtagcatgggcgagattgcaccgcacgagggcgaacgaggcacgatataaacgggcgagGAATagactcgattttccggagaaaaaagcgccagcaggaagatcgagaccgtgaagagacggagcaactgtaccgcgctaataacacacgaaagttctatgagaagttaaaccctTCAcgcaagggccacgtgccacagcctgatatgtgtgaggacataaacgggaaccttcttacgaacgagcgtgaggtgattcaaaggtggcggcagcactacgaagaacacctgaatggcgatgtggcagacgaagatggcggtatggtgatggacctgggggaacgcgcgcaggacataattctaccggctccgaatcttcagaaaatccaggaggagattggccggctgaaaaacaacaaagcccctggggttgaccaaccgccaggagagctatttaaacacggtggtgaggcactggctagagcgctgcactgggtcattaccaagatttgaaaggaggaagttttgccgcaggtgtggatggaaggtgtcgtgtgtcccatctgcaAAAAGGGCGAATAGCTGGATTGTAGCatctaccgcgcaatcacattgctgaatgccgcctacaagatactctcccaaattttatggcgtcgactagcaccaattgcaagggagttcgtggggcagtaccagtcgggttttatgggcgaacgctctaccacagaccacgtgttcgccattcaccaaatactgcagaaatgtcgtgaatacaacgtgcccacacatcatctattcatcgactttaaagccgcatatgatacaatcgatcgggaccagctatggcaggtaatgcacgaaaacggatttccggataaactgacacggttgatcaaagcgacgatggatcgggtgatgtgcgtagttcgagtttcaggggcattctcgagtcccttcgaaacgcgcagagggttacggcaaggtgatggtctttcgtgtctgctattcaacatcgttttggaaggggtaatacgaagagcagcgattaacacgagtggtacaattttcaataagtccgtccagctatttggcttcgccgacgacatagatattatggcacgtaactttgagaagatggcggaagcctacatcagactgaagagggaagccaagcggatcggactagtcattaatacgtcgaagacaaagtacatgataggaagaggttcaagagaagacgctcattagaccggtagtcctctatggacatgagacctggacgatgctcgtggacagtaacccggtgaaaatggttctcgacaacgatctgacgggcacaagaaggcgaggcgcgcagcgggcaaggtggatcgatcaggtggaagattacttgcgacgtgtagccatggaccgagccgaatggagaagactcttatatactgcacaggccacttcggccttagtctgaataaataataataaattgttATCGacctaattcggcctaatgttcGTTCCAAAACAATgccaagaattttgatgccagGGTCTCTTCTaaataagtttgtggccactttaggccccacggaaaCCTGTTCCGTTCCGGTTGTCATCCATCATACGGTCTCAACAACTTGGAAAACATGCTTTCGAAACAATTACAAGAATGTTGATTCCCGAATTGTCaggatttcttcagaatgagtttgagaccctccgggaacctgttccagaatgaccggtCCTGTTGATATACATCCTATgatctcaactacatggaatacatgtttccgaaacaattcaaaaaattttgatacccatattgccagggtttcttctaaatgaatttgtggTCACTATAGGGCCCATGGGAACCTTTTCCAGAATGACCGGTCCTGTTGTTAtacatcctatggtctcaactacataaAACACatgtttccggaataattccaagaattttgataaccATTTCGctaaccaggtaatccgaatcggttctatgtggcatttctgaatttctgaatcaaTATCAAACGGAATCGGACAAATCGGCTGAAAtctgacgaagttatggtcataccaaaacgtggatacccgggtaccctgtcggtacgttacggggtaagCATATTCAGAAGCCTAAAATTATGTAGATCAGGCAAAAAAAGTGTCATAAGAAAAGCTAGTAAGGTtggaaaaaccgaaattttccatATTTTGTTGAAACATCAAATATTTTGGTGAGGCAAAACGCCAAAAGCAAGCAAAACGCCTACAATGTAGTACGCGTCTCCAGTGGACTCTCCACGCagtatccatactagaatgctgattcgctgaatgctttttttaaatgtgaatattatcaataagaataagattttcaacaatttttgaatggcatcagctagctatattgtttaactgttgcatgaagtaaaaatttcccatgaaaatcgttacagctaagaagttaaagcagtctttgcttagctagggcatattgcccctccttcccccatagcagcgcgtttagtgaCCGGTAAAGTGTCGATGATACTGTGTTGCCAAACGACTTATACTCGCCCCCGTTATTCTTGCTCTAAGGAAGGTAATGTAGAGCAAACAAGtgatatttctttatttccatCTCAATGGGCTTACTACACTATTTAAGTGCTCAAAGCCAATGTAAAATCATCACCACTTACCTGAGCAATTAATCTGAAAGCACTTTATCTCTTTTCTACCAGGAGTATACTTTCAATGCTGTAGAATCAGGATTTGTGCCCTAAAAATAAttctccaattattggtacactATTCCAATAGTTGCGACATTTGCTaatttgtgttcctatagttgcgaacaCCATTGTTTTTAAATGgaactcccaactattggaaccaATGTACCAATGAACCAATGtcatctcatcggcgattcaaatcatgcgtgagtcaaatcccaacAGAATAATGACCGGGAGAAtcgctcatgattcgaatcgcgatttgcatcattgcatgatttttatGGGCTCTTCATTtttaaatgcattgaattaacttttTTCACTTAAAACAATGAGTAGTAAATCCATATGgaaacaaaacatacgcctcgattgcgttttgacacTTTTTAGAGCGATATCAATTTTCGGCTAGTGAACGAAGCGTTGCGATGCtgtccgagaaactcaagcgcgatgctctctctgcagaatcgcaagcgagttagctcgtgcatgaagccTCTCTGATTgaaatttgagtatgattctaccaatactgattggaacactaccgcaactattggtgtaAAGAGCAGAAACATTTATGGAAGTTTGGTGCACAATACCTGTTTTAAATTAATTCCGTTGATGTTTTTCACTAAATTGTGTTATGACTTATCAACAAGTCGATCAGAGTTGTAGGTTGCTGCGATTGATTAACATATTGTGCCATTCATATTAAcatacaactttcgtgatcattttccaaagctctcatagatgtgaaaaatttctccgcagtacaaatagcacgtgctatccaagcattcaccaCCGGAATGCACCAcgaccaaattttaaaaatatcgaagtagctttttttttgctggaggtatgtttttcttaggcgactatctggcgcttttTTTCATTGCGACTAAAAACGAGCGGAAGATTAGATAGGAAAGACAGACGTTGTCTTACGTAAAAAAAACATctgatttgaagaatttctaaataatttgaaaacagtttatttgtttatcaataaaataaatagtcAATAAATAAGTAATTGTTTGGATATGCTACTTATGTACAAGCAAATAAAATACACAAAATCTTAGAATCAAACTCAGCTAGAACACAATTTTTGGGCACATTTACACACAAACTATTGTTTACTTCACATAGTTACTATTTCGCAAAAGATCTCTTAAAAAGCCTAAGCATCCTCTCTTCACCGAGAACGTATCCGAGAGCCTCACAGCGGCTTCTGGTGCCTCGGTATCAGCATCGGTAACCGTTGGTTCAATAGTAGTGACTGAATCTTCAGTAGTAATTGGCTCAGTGGCAGTTACTACTTCTGTAGGACTTGGCTCAGTGGCAGTTACTATTTCTGTAGGACTTGGCTGAGTAGTAGTTACTACATCTGTAGGACTTGGCTGAGTGGTAGTTATTACTTCTGTAGGACTTGGCTGAGTGGTAGTTACTGCTTCTGTAGGACTTGGCTGAGTGGTAGTTACTACTTCTGAAGTAGTTTCTGCGGTGGTGGTCACTATTTCAGTGACCATTTCTGTGGTGGTACTCGTCGTCGTTGTTACCGCATCGGGATCCTCTTTGCACCGATTGAGCGTTTCGTCAAAAATGTAGTAATATTTCGAACAAGTACGCACTTCTGCTACCCACCGGAATCCACTGCGATAGCACGAGAAATATTGGTTAGGATTGGCCGTGTTTACGAAAAACCCAACCCTTCGGCACTGGAACTGGCAAACCTGGCTTTTGACGACGAACTTGGACCCTTTGCCGCAGGAGAGCATGTACGCCTTCTTGTACGTGGGCGTTGCAGTGCTGTAGTCGTACTGACAGTAAACGTAATACTCATCGTCGAACAGATACGGCACGAACACATTCTGACTAAGGGGATCGCACTGCACGGCTTGGCAACGCCGCGAACCATATCGTTGGCACAAGTTCCGTTGAGTATTGTAGCGATATCCATCGGGGCAGTCGTAGGTATCTCCGATTTGATTTTTCTGCTCGCAGTAATGGTAGGTTTGACATGAATCGGGGTCCGGGAAGAAACCGGTGCCGGTACAAGCAAATGCAAACTCAGCATTAACGGAACACTGTGAATCCGGGGACGACTGACAGGTGGCTCCGGTGCTCGTCAGAGCACAGTATGGAGCCGTTGATGGGCACGTTCGAGTCAGATTCAAGCTATCAAAGATGCCACCCAAACAAAGCTCGATCGTATTGCAGGACTGGCAGGTGGTGAGCTGTGTTCCATCGCAAGGTTGTGCCACGTACGAAGAAGTACCAGCATCTCGGAGGACTCCAGCAACAAATTCTGCATTATCAGCATTGATGGCTGGAATCTTTATAAATCGatcaacataaaaaaaataaaaattctatGAACGACAAACTCACGCAGTATACTAAAACAGCTAGCGCATAGCAAAGTAGTGGTATCCGAGTCATGATGATAATCAAACTAAAATTGAAATCTGCAATTATTTATCTTTTATATCGCAGAAAAAAGTGTGTCAGCTTCTCCAAAAAAGAAAGCATCCAAACGCGAAGGCGTTTGCAAAATGTTGACCGTAATGATTAGAGTAAACTAGATTCTTCATAGTTTGCGATCAGTGGAATCCGGGAGCTTCGGTCAACTACAAGCTCAACTGTTACTGACTTCCGACATAGAGGTTTAAAATAGTATTTAGTGCTGTTGTGTATCTTTCCAATTGACATGCTCGTTAACGGTTTGTTTGAATGCGATCATCCTTAACGGAATGAAAACGAAAGAGATATCACACTCGTCAGTGCATGTGGGGGTGCaagagatgtttttttttacaaaatattcCCGTTACTGATGATCTATTCGAAGCGTTGAACACTAATCTGTATTGAAATTCATTCGCGGGGATTCCCGTGACgcatttattctgaattctttTGACGATATTTGCACTAAATATATGTTTATTCAactatattttataaaatttctaatattgCGTCACATTCAACGTCACATAACGTCACAACTTAATTGATATGTATTAATTAATGAAAACTAAAAtgtatcatagcgaataaggaTGATAATATTAATCAAACACGGAACgtctagtctaagagatgaatgcatttaATAGGTCATTAGCCaataaaatgagtaaaaaatgtAATCAAATGTTCAATTGAGTTCTACGATTTTTGAATGTGCAATTACAACAATTTGAGAGcaatatattgaaaataaacaaacaaaggTAGCGTGCAGAGGTTTTCGCTAAAATACAGTACACACGTTACCAGTCGCCGCCATGTTATGATCACGTACTCCTATTTGCCGCGGTAGCTTGAACCATtgatagggttaaggcaggtattttcgtcttttcgtcatagtctcgaaaaccaatagaggagacacttttttgactaactcattcgtatcaaatcttaagctcaggagatacgttctgctatagtggagctctagcgaatggatgttgctttcgatggttttagcccctatgacgatggacggaaatacctgccgtgtccctattatgaatttattaagaattgAGGCTTACGGAAAATtgatttgatattttggatagtaatagctattcgttTGGTCTCAAAACCCAAAAATTAGCTCAGGTACCTTATTGTATTTCGAGGAAAACTTGTGCATGATTAACATACGTCTAAATAGTGTTTAAAGCTGAATATAATaaactgttcattttaccaccttttCCTCTACTTTGTTTCACTAATTTCTTCGTAACCATGACctttggggcagcagggactatgtccaagggcttgacaacccctccccatggccactgcgagttagggggcctgcctaggatgtggtggggtttgacagtgggctctgttaaacctctacaaaaagctgcatgtgtctataagcaggccctatcaaacccagtcaacacatgaacgtatatggtgtcgtgtaggatgctgaagtgcaggcaATAGGAGTACTTCTCCACATTtatatatcgtctccaatttagcatcctgtattgcaccatgtgcgattttatgtagactgggaagcgaccgtgtgccgctcaaagcgcacaagcccaacacgagtgccaaccggcacatcaggattaataccagtgagatcctgattacggtatactggtcacggcaagcgacacacacacgcgcgcgaaagtaatgcaaaataaacggcatgtaaaatgaacgtaaatttacattcttatttaacctcaaatagagataaaataagggttgctgaatgacattagctttccgattattatcaattattttcaatcttaatcccgtttcttttttatttttcttacgttaaaaatgatgacgcgggcgcctaatccgaagttcaaatgaacaatcgctcactttgagcgattgattgtttattctcgcgaagaatgaacaattgaacaagttaaggaaatgctaatactgctgtgtaggttgcataggtcacatcactttccatggtgaatcccgatctatgttactgattaccccacccaactaacactacttccttcccgtggtaattgtggagatgcagaggtattctcggtctctagtagcaacaattaccacacactcacattccctccctttcccaactgactgtatagacttggccggcgccgttattgatcaacattttcgagctgctgaaacgtgcacttcgagaatagttggtaaatctcaaccactattcacttggatcgtagtgccatttgcaccagttctgatcaatcacggagtagcaaccattgatatgtacagtcagtctaagctaagctaagctaaattcTTCGCAACCATGACCGTTTTTCAAGATCAtaacacagataacagatattggtccgatacgtgtgtaaatatccgcaaccgttaattcaaatgtattttaaattgggaccgcgtttggcattcgattggagatggcgcaaggatcattgttattgaaaacgcagcccaaatgcggctgtcaaatgcattggctgcgttcgacggttgatAACCAGCTGCGTCCgtgtgtactgccgcaatcagttgagtagatggcagtagtgggccaacgtatatcatttcaaaaatttacacagggttttcaataaaatttgttctagcctaaatatctgttatctgtgggaGTACCTTCACAAAGTTGTTGTGGGGGTGAAAAGCAAtatttttggtttggttttttgGTTTATGATAAAAGTTGTGCAATTGTGGAGCAGAAGTACAAGAAACAAATCATAACtgatattccaaaacttttttcttcttttgattattttaataattaagagcttttcaaaagatataccAAGTCTTGCAAAAGGCTATCGTAACATTAATTGGTTATATTTACGGCGCTGGAGTTTAAAAACtgaaaattaaatgtttcaaaaggcTTTTACAAGCGATGTTCGTTTTAACCGCATTACATTTTTACATACAAAATTTCGATGTTTCTCTGTTCAAAGAAAAActttataaaacaatgtttattagcgAGAAATTGTTTAGGGTTATTtcgccgaaagggttgtttggccgaaagggtcatttggtcttCTTACAAGATCCATTTTATGAAAATCAAACTTCATGTTAAATGTGAGAAGCCGAAATTTAAATTTGCCGAGCAGAAAAACCAAATGCCGATTTTATGAAAGATCTAATCCATGGAAGATGTCCAGTACTAGTGTGAAGAATCATGGAACATTCCCGGTACCATCCGAAGGAGGACCTGGTACCAAAAGGTCGGATCTCGAAACATAAGTACCGCGATGGCACCACATCTGAAGGCCTCCGTTTCCTCTTCGGAAAAGCACCGGTTGCAGAACACCTTACGGATGTAGCCACAAAAACACCAAACCAGCTAGCGGTTTAACTCGGAGGGCTCCATCGCCGTTGTTCCTGGGCAGCGGCCGAAGCTGATAGGAGTCTGTCAGAAGTTGGACCAAATGATGATGCGAATCGTCCACGTCAGTATATCCACTCGAGTCGGACAATATGTGTAACGTTGAGAATCTACCCAGTAAGTAATTCATCAGGAAGTGAAGACGGATGTGAGCACAACTACCATAGCCGATTTGGTCGGGGCTCAGTGGTTATTCG
The nucleotide sequence above comes from Armigeres subalbatus isolate Guangzhou_Male chromosome 3, GZ_Asu_2, whole genome shotgun sequence. Encoded proteins:
- the LOC134222574 gene encoding uncharacterized protein LOC134222574, which translates into the protein MTRIPLLCYALAVLVYCIPAINADNAEFVAGVLRDAGTSSYVAQPCDGTQLTTCQSCNTIELCLGGIFDSLNLTRTCPSTAPYCALTSTGATCQSSPDSQCSVNAEFAFACTGTGFFPDPDSCQTYHYCEQKNQIGDTYDCPDGYRYNTQRNLCQRYGSRRCQAVQCDPLSQNVFVPYLFDDEYYVYCQYDYSTATPTYKKAYMLSCGKGSKFVVKSQVCQFQCRRVGFFVNTANPNQYFSCYRSGFRWVAEVRTCSKYYYIFDETLNRCKEDPDAVTTTTSTTTEMVTEIVTTTAETTSEVVTTTQPSPTEAVTTTQPSPTEVITTTQPSPTDVVTTTQPSPTEIVTATEPSPTEVVTATEPITTEDSVTTIEPTVTDADTEAPEAAVRLSDTFSVKRGCLGFLRDLLRNSNYVK